In the genome of Opitutia bacterium KCR 482, one region contains:
- a CDS encoding coproporphyrinogen-III oxidase family protein, whose translation MQDIFENFGIYLHVPFCAQSCDYCRFYKRAPTSADLDAFVRGVGAEIALRKSLNGGSLPRPQTMFWGGGTPSVLDERRIETLAESFDGLLPTDEWTVEVAPTNATRARLEAFKRVGVSRISMGVQSFDEGTLRVLGRRHTLKATMEAIGRVADAGFPHFSIDLIFGAEGQTPEAWLADIDKAAVCPVDHISAYCLEFESATSCCGGRGGDYANAEREGDFLEIAFGRLPELGFGQYEISNYAKGGARCLHNLSTWHMAQWLGFGPAGASQFVGRRFRNAPDFGTWLCGVNAGVPAECDVVPLDDSEMFSSALIFGLRMNDGVDFDLLRRRFPSADSEKYREPLAFLAAQNLLEIDGGRIRLTQSGRLVADAVAVELL comes from the coding sequence ATGCAAGACATTTTCGAAAATTTCGGAATATATCTACACGTTCCGTTTTGCGCCCAGAGCTGCGACTACTGCCGCTTCTACAAGCGCGCTCCGACTTCCGCCGACCTCGACGCGTTCGTGCGCGGCGTGGGCGCGGAAATCGCCCTGCGCAAGTCGCTAAACGGGGGGAGTTTGCCGCGCCCGCAGACCATGTTTTGGGGCGGAGGAACGCCGTCGGTTCTCGACGAGCGGAGGATTGAAACGCTTGCGGAGTCTTTCGACGGGCTTCTGCCGACGGACGAATGGACTGTCGAGGTTGCGCCGACCAACGCCACGCGGGCGCGTTTGGAGGCGTTCAAGCGCGTCGGGGTGTCCCGCATTTCGATGGGCGTGCAGAGTTTCGACGAAGGCACGCTGCGCGTTCTCGGCCGCAGGCATACGCTCAAAGCCACGATGGAGGCGATTGGGCGCGTTGCCGACGCGGGCTTCCCGCATTTTTCGATAGACCTGATTTTCGGCGCGGAGGGGCAGACTCCCGAAGCGTGGCTTGCCGACATAGACAAAGCCGCCGTCTGCCCCGTCGACCACATCAGCGCGTACTGTCTCGAATTCGAGAGCGCGACGTCGTGCTGCGGCGGGCGCGGCGGCGACTACGCCAATGCGGAGCGCGAGGGCGACTTTCTCGAAATAGCTTTCGGCAGGCTTCCCGAGCTCGGTTTTGGGCAGTACGAAATTTCGAACTACGCCAAGGGCGGCGCGAGGTGTCTGCACAACCTTTCAACTTGGCACATGGCGCAGTGGCTCGGCTTCGGGCCTGCGGGGGCGTCGCAGTTCGTGGGGCGGCGTTTCCGCAACGCGCCCGATTTCGGAACGTGGCTTTGCGGCGTAAACGCGGGCGTTCCCGCGGAATGCGACGTTGTGCCGCTCGACGATTCCGAGATGTTTTCGAGCGCGTTGATTTTCGGGCTGCGCATGAACGACGGCGTCGATTTCGATTTATTGCGCCGCCGCTTTCCGTCGGCAGATTCCGAAAAATACCGCGAGCCGCTCGCGTTTCTTGCGGCGCAAAACCTGCTTGAAATCGACGGCGGGAGAATCCGCCTTACGCAGAGCGGGAGGCTTGTGGCGGACGCCGTGGCGGTCGAGCTTTTGTAG
- a CDS encoding IPT/TIG domain-containing protein, which translates to MNKAKKFVSVCAAAAAMLAAGCSGLTNLTPERVPENSSRVYTLSMSAYINDGSLVRDSIEPFVVIDEQIIPMKEIKDMKYDRLYEYDYTLPKGRNEAKYYFLLKYKVSNNIDGVKKDREMKSPTVYTLKPATRYIVNMQNERGPVGASVTVLGRGFDKQDVIRVGGVDADTEYLSRSTLSFVVPPLKSGKTYDVELIGEKGEIWIGAFRVDTAKMGVSPSSITLAGGDIVNMIFDIGFKAPKGGYPIDVKTNIPSSIIMDDVVVPEGQSSVSVMLKAAAPGKGFLYVNGLGFNETTVPVVVNRADTAEPVMTEAAGAINEINTNAEK; encoded by the coding sequence ATGAATAAAGCAAAGAAATTTGTATCCGTATGCGCGGCGGCCGCCGCAATGCTCGCGGCGGGCTGTTCGGGGCTTACAAACCTCACGCCCGAACGCGTACCCGAAAACTCCTCGCGCGTGTACACGCTCAGCATGAGCGCGTACATCAACGACGGCTCGCTTGTGCGCGACTCCATCGAACCTTTCGTGGTAATCGACGAACAGATTATCCCCATGAAGGAAATCAAGGACATGAAGTACGACCGCCTCTACGAGTACGACTACACCCTCCCGAAGGGAAGAAACGAGGCGAAATACTACTTTCTGCTGAAATATAAAGTGTCGAACAACATCGACGGCGTAAAGAAAGACCGCGAAATGAAAAGCCCCACGGTCTACACGCTCAAACCCGCGACGCGCTATATAGTGAACATGCAAAACGAACGCGGCCCCGTGGGCGCGTCGGTCACGGTTCTCGGACGCGGCTTCGACAAGCAGGACGTTATCCGCGTGGGCGGCGTGGACGCCGACACCGAATACCTCTCGCGCTCCACGCTCAGCTTCGTGGTTCCCCCGCTGAAATCGGGCAAGACATACGACGTCGAACTCATCGGCGAAAAAGGCGAAATCTGGATTGGCGCGTTCCGCGTCGACACCGCAAAAATGGGCGTTTCGCCCTCGTCAATCACGCTCGCTGGCGGCGACATCGTCAACATGATTTTCGACATCGGCTTCAAAGCCCCCAAGGGCGGATACCCGATTGACGTAAAGACGAACATTCCAAGCTCGATAATTATGGACGACGTCGTAGTTCCCGAAGGACAAAGCTCGGTCAGCGTAATGCTCAAAGCCGCCGCCCCCGGAAAGGGATTCCTCTACGTCAACGGTCTGGGCTTCAACGAAACGACAGTTCCCGTGGTCGTCAACCGCGCCGACACAGCCGAACCCGTAATGACGGAAGCCGCGGGCGCAATCAACGAAATCAACACGAATGCCGAAAAATAG
- a CDS encoding LOG family protein, with protein sequence MADKKVRTKKNQHRVVVKNVALEDEQISSEQPIECLFSDVSPRLMRIMRDLLSPAFIFEKEKIQNTITFFGSARIKPEEDAKEALAELKKRPAKTAEYKQKLAAAKEAVAMSKYYTAACELARRLQEWFNMLPLPDDQKFYIMTGGGPGIMEAAGKGAHIAGGTPVGATILITDEQRRNPYVDKGVWVNFHYFLMRKFWLLFFAKALVVFPGGTGTFDEFFEVFTLMKTRKTARKIPTILFGRKFWKGCLNFETLIKADVITRDDLDFFVYADTVDEAFDYLTREISAYLKKAKLIK encoded by the coding sequence ATGGCGGACAAAAAAGTCAGGACTAAAAAAAACCAGCACAGGGTTGTTGTGAAAAACGTCGCGCTTGAAGACGAGCAAATCAGCAGCGAACAGCCGATAGAATGCCTGTTCTCGGACGTGTCGCCGAGACTCATGCGCATCATGCGCGACCTCCTCTCGCCGGCATTCATTTTCGAAAAGGAGAAAATCCAGAACACAATCACATTCTTCGGCTCGGCGCGGATTAAGCCCGAGGAGGACGCGAAGGAGGCTCTCGCCGAACTGAAAAAACGCCCCGCAAAAACGGCGGAATACAAGCAGAAACTCGCCGCCGCAAAAGAAGCGGTCGCGATGTCGAAATACTACACCGCCGCATGCGAACTTGCCCGCAGACTCCAAGAATGGTTCAACATGCTCCCCCTCCCCGACGACCAGAAATTCTACATCATGACGGGCGGCGGCCCCGGCATCATGGAGGCCGCGGGCAAGGGCGCGCACATCGCCGGAGGCACGCCGGTGGGGGCGACAATCCTCATTACCGACGAACAGCGCAGAAACCCGTATGTTGACAAGGGCGTGTGGGTGAACTTCCACTACTTCCTCATGCGCAAATTCTGGCTGCTGTTCTTCGCAAAGGCTCTCGTAGTGTTCCCCGGAGGGACGGGAACTTTCGACGAATTTTTCGAAGTGTTCACGCTGATGAAAACGCGCAAGACAGCGAGGAAAATCCCGACAATCCTGTTCGGACGCAAATTCTGGAAGGGCTGCCTGAACTTCGAAACGCTCATAAAGGCGGACGTAATCACGCGCGACGACCTCGACTTCTTCGTCTACGCCGACACTGTTGACGAAGCGTTCGACTACCTTACAAGGGAAATCTCCGCCTACCTGAAAAAGGCGAAACTCATAAAATAG
- a CDS encoding SGNH/GDSL hydrolase family protein encodes MKKITTLLFCLLAAVSFAAEKTAAPIDSDWKGKNVAFLGDSITDKIYACSKKNYWQFLEESLGIAARVYAINGNTFGGVLKQAQKLKAERPDIDAIIIFAGTNDFNGGAPLGDWYTLGDEQTNADGKTVVRKRRAFSTDTKTFRGRINAVLGFLKENFPDAQIVLLTPIHRSYAKFGEKNVQPDESFPNRIGLYIDSYVDAVKEAGNVWAVPVIDLNALCGLHPNTPAHAKYFANKDTDRLHPNADGHYRIAKTLARQLASLPANFE; translated from the coding sequence ATGAAAAAAATTACAACGCTCCTTTTCTGCTTGCTGGCGGCGGTATCGTTCGCCGCCGAAAAAACCGCCGCCCCTATCGACTCCGATTGGAAGGGCAAAAACGTCGCATTCCTCGGAGACTCCATCACCGACAAAATCTACGCCTGCTCAAAAAAGAACTACTGGCAGTTTTTGGAGGAGTCGCTCGGAATAGCCGCGCGCGTCTACGCAATCAACGGCAACACTTTCGGCGGCGTCCTCAAACAGGCGCAAAAACTCAAAGCCGAACGCCCCGACATCGACGCAATCATAATCTTTGCGGGCACAAACGACTTCAACGGCGGCGCACCCCTCGGCGACTGGTACACCCTCGGCGACGAGCAGACAAACGCCGACGGCAAAACCGTTGTCCGCAAACGCCGCGCGTTCTCGACCGATACAAAAACGTTCCGCGGCAGAATAAATGCGGTTCTCGGCTTTTTGAAGGAAAACTTCCCCGACGCGCAAATCGTACTTCTTACGCCGATACACAGAAGCTACGCAAAGTTCGGCGAAAAAAACGTCCAGCCCGACGAGTCCTTCCCCAACCGAATCGGTCTTTATATAGACTCGTACGTCGACGCGGTCAAGGAGGCTGGCAACGTGTGGGCGGTGCCCGTAATAGACCTCAACGCCCTTTGCGGTCTTCACCCCAACACGCCCGCCCACGCGAAATATTTTGCAAACAAAGACACCGACCGTCTCCACCCCAACGCCGACGGGCACTACCGCATAGCAAAAACCCTCGCGCGGCAGCTCGCAAGCCTCCCCGCAAATTTCGAGTAA
- the coaD gene encoding pantetheine-phosphate adenylyltransferase produces MEKKTAIYPGTFDPVTNGHIDVLRRAAKMFDEVIVAVAPNAGKGPLFDVDTRVRLFAENLADMPNVEVRKFDDLTVDFAREHKAVAIIRGLRAVSDFEFEFQLAQMNRHLDGGVETIFLMPSHKYFYTSSTIIKQVAAYAPERVSEFVPQNVLDEMLRLKK; encoded by the coding sequence ATGGAAAAGAAAACCGCAATCTACCCCGGAACATTCGACCCCGTTACGAACGGGCACATCGATGTTCTCCGCCGCGCCGCCAAAATGTTCGACGAAGTAATCGTTGCGGTTGCCCCGAACGCGGGCAAGGGGCCGCTGTTCGACGTCGATACCCGCGTGCGCCTTTTCGCCGAAAATCTTGCAGACATGCCGAATGTGGAGGTTCGCAAGTTTGACGACCTTACCGTGGATTTCGCCCGCGAGCACAAAGCCGTAGCCATCATACGCGGGCTTCGCGCGGTGTCGGACTTCGAGTTCGAGTTCCAGCTTGCGCAGATGAACAGGCATCTCGACGGCGGCGTCGAGACGATTTTCCTGATGCCGAGCCACAAGTATTTTTACACAAGCTCCACGATAATCAAGCAGGTTGCCGCCTACGCACCCGAACGCGTCAGCGAGTTCGTCCCGCAGAATGTGCTCGACGAAATGCTGCGCCTGAAAAAGTAG
- the pgsA gene encoding CDP-diacylglycerol--glycerol-3-phosphate 3-phosphatidyltransferase, with amino-acid sequence MNFPNTLTILRILLTFCAVALVCTDVRYCALAAFFVYVVAGTTDWFDGYLARKYNAVTVFGKFMDALSDKIMVVTMFMTLFALDMYRDWTLAALVCAIASVTREFAVSGIRMVASNAGIVLAAEKMGKYKAAFQMYSVGAIILAFAMKVDFGTTRGFVAEFAYGSGIATLLLSTVLSVWSGLGYIRRYGHLLKG; translated from the coding sequence ATGAATTTTCCAAACACTCTCACGATTCTGCGGATTCTGCTGACATTCTGCGCGGTCGCGCTCGTCTGCACCGACGTCCGATACTGTGCGCTCGCGGCGTTCTTCGTGTACGTCGTAGCGGGCACGACCGACTGGTTCGACGGATACCTCGCAAGAAAATACAACGCCGTTACCGTCTTCGGCAAATTCATGGACGCCCTCAGCGACAAAATCATGGTCGTTACAATGTTCATGACGCTCTTCGCCCTCGACATGTACCGAGACTGGACCCTTGCCGCCCTCGTCTGCGCAATAGCCTCCGTCACGCGCGAATTCGCCGTGAGCGGAATACGAATGGTTGCCTCGAACGCGGGAATCGTGCTCGCCGCCGAAAAAATGGGCAAATACAAGGCGGCTTTCCAGATGTACTCCGTGGGCGCAATTATCCTCGCCTTCGCAATGAAGGTGGACTTCGGGACGACGCGCGGGTTCGTGGCGGAATTCGCGTACGGCTCTGGAATCGCAACGCTGCTGCTTTCGACAGTGCTCTCGGTGTGGTCGGGGCTTGGATATATCCGCCGATACGGACATTTGCTGAAAGGCTAA
- a CDS encoding phosphatidylglycerophosphatase A: MTVRKKFYPWAATLPKNVSVNIATLFGLGNLKAPGTWGSAAGVLFYWLVFSGLGGDGALGFFRYILFAALLTYLAVGICDAAERAIGMRDPGKIILDEFVAMNFCFLPLSAEPYSAFGLLLGFGLFRFFDIKKPLGISKLQSLEGGLGCVADDIAAALVSCIALNVAALGVPTIYA, encoded by the coding sequence ATGACCGTGCGCAAAAAATTCTATCCGTGGGCGGCGACACTGCCCAAAAATGTCTCCGTAAATATCGCAACACTCTTCGGGCTCGGCAATTTGAAAGCCCCCGGAACGTGGGGCTCGGCGGCTGGCGTGCTCTTCTACTGGCTCGTATTTTCGGGACTCGGCGGCGACGGCGCGCTCGGATTTTTCAGATACATTCTCTTCGCGGCACTGCTGACCTACCTTGCGGTGGGCATCTGCGACGCCGCCGAACGCGCCATCGGCATGCGCGACCCCGGGAAAATCATTCTCGACGAATTCGTGGCGATGAACTTCTGCTTTCTGCCGCTTTCCGCCGAACCGTATAGCGCGTTCGGATTGCTGCTGGGCTTCGGGCTTTTCAGGTTCTTCGACATAAAAAAGCCGCTCGGAATCTCGAAATTGCAATCATTGGAGGGCGGGCTTGGGTGCGTAGCCGACGATATCGCGGCCGCGCTTGTCTCGTGCATAGCACTCAACGTAGCGGCTCTTGGAGTGCCTACAATTTACGCATAA
- the tpx gene encoding thiol peroxidase produces MNTKFNGSPVKLGGNFAEVGAKAPDFKMVKSDLSNFTLGSVAGKRLLLNIFPSLDTSVCAMSVRKFNKMASEIKDVLVLCISKDLPFAQKRFCTTENIANVIPLSDCRIGSTFGADYGVIITDGVLEGLFARAVIVISPDGKIEYAALSPEITKEPDYDAAMAALAKA; encoded by the coding sequence ATGAACACAAAATTCAATGGTAGTCCCGTCAAGCTTGGCGGGAATTTTGCGGAGGTCGGCGCGAAAGCCCCCGACTTCAAAATGGTCAAGTCCGACCTCAGCAACTTCACGCTCGGAAGTGTGGCGGGCAAGCGTCTGCTCCTGAACATATTTCCGAGTCTCGACACCTCAGTTTGCGCGATGTCGGTGCGGAAATTCAACAAGATGGCGTCCGAAATCAAAGACGTTCTCGTTCTCTGCATTTCGAAAGACCTCCCGTTTGCCCAGAAGCGTTTTTGCACGACCGAAAACATCGCGAACGTCATTCCCCTTTCCGACTGCCGCATCGGCTCGACTTTCGGCGCAGACTACGGGGTAATCATTACAGACGGCGTTTTGGAGGGGCTTTTTGCCCGCGCGGTTATTGTAATTTCGCCCGACGGGAAAATCGAGTATGCCGCGCTTTCGCCCGAAATCACGAAAGAGCCCGACTACGACGCCGCGATGGCGGCTCTTGCAAAAGCCTAA
- the dnaE gene encoding DNA polymerase III subunit alpha, with product MANFVHLHVHTDYSVLDGCAKLPVLVNRVKELGMPAVAMTDHGNMCGAIDFYQAANKAGIKPIIGMEAYYINDHTLNDDIKELMKSVRDKDKSDDIDGIESDPSLLNPQNYPKYQIHHKTLLARNYEGFLNLAKLTSESYERGFYRKPRIDFETLAKYSKGIIALSGCINGVASQYLLYSDYENARRVTANFVDIFGRENYYIELQNHFLPADKKVIPGLVKLAREFGLKMVATNDSHYVYKKDADAHDAMLCINTGSLVSDADRMRYPNNEFYIKTREEMEAIFPELHEALDNTVELAEGVDIKIPMGENHYPKYEQPVDIVYDRDETNFNRILDLYVVKKNEVLRQNGKPDDFSLSPERRKELMKNGLLLFDLSKKGMMKRYGVDYDHPEAYVPKPNERPDRAQFLRDKLDYELSIIVGAGFVDYFLIVYDFINWARSHGIPVGPGRGSGAGCMIAYLIKITDIEPIRFNLLFERMLSLERVSPPDFDVDFCERRRGDVIEYVRRKYGVDRVSNIVTYGKLGAKAVVRDLARVNGIPFDRANAIAKMVPDELKMTLKKALEMSAELRNEVEHDPEVRHIFEQGEVLEGMIRQLGKHACGIIIGDQKLDNVVPMMTQEKTLTTQFAKTPVEELGLLKADFLGLKTLTVISDAQDNVRRTRHNNFDIEEIILEDPATYKLLNSGITVGVFQLESEGMQNLCRRIGLSVFEEIIALIALYRPGPMQFIDQFIEAKKNPSKMHVPHPLLKDLVQETYGVLVYQEQVMMAARIIAGYTLGEADILRRAMGKKKPEVMAQQKAIFISKAEKFNNMPAKEAEDIFAVLEKFAQYGFNKSHSAAYAMLSYRTAYLKANYPVEFMAALLSSELGNMDKVSKFIESAEAINIRVLGPDINISRENFTPIIDPNWKPDLDGQMFEKSAGSIRFGLAAIKGIGGVAAEAIVRERDANGPFKDAFDFVSRIGSKSLNKRVFENLIKTGAFDSFEIDRGHLLNSVEAIMMQSAEAEEDAKTGQTNLFDMLDMGGGKSMSDNVIDTSKPTMPLAEKLFAEKELLSFYVSGHPMNEYAGFDDALDEIPASDAVKRIKRLPFRACGVVSNVVKKLTKKDNKPWCYFTLSGRDNSKVWQINLFPDAFSEYFSRVRDGDCVCVIGECQSKDGSELRFNGETVMSMPSAISAYCENIEWLLDPDSRAERFVKILAHGVYEDAKGDAIEHKIKIRVGDADYVEMSSERIMRTAFCPPLFKTLAAEPSVVKKHFSAKPVPVRERKWGGNGFKNGQRGGSRN from the coding sequence ATGGCAAATTTCGTACACCTCCACGTCCACACCGACTACTCCGTTCTCGACGGCTGCGCAAAGCTTCCCGTCCTCGTAAACCGCGTGAAGGAACTTGGCATGCCCGCTGTCGCCATGACCGACCACGGCAACATGTGCGGCGCGATAGACTTCTATCAGGCGGCGAACAAGGCGGGCATAAAGCCGATTATCGGCATGGAGGCGTACTACATCAACGACCACACCCTCAACGACGACATCAAGGAGCTGATGAAGTCCGTCCGCGACAAGGACAAGTCGGACGACATCGACGGCATCGAGAGCGACCCCTCTTTGTTGAACCCGCAGAACTACCCCAAGTACCAAATCCACCACAAGACGCTCCTTGCCCGCAACTACGAGGGCTTTCTGAACCTCGCAAAGCTCACGAGCGAATCCTACGAGCGCGGCTTCTACCGCAAGCCGAGAATAGACTTCGAAACGCTCGCAAAATATTCGAAGGGGATAATCGCCCTCAGCGGCTGCATCAACGGCGTGGCGTCGCAGTATCTGCTGTACTCCGACTACGAGAACGCCCGCCGCGTCACCGCGAACTTCGTCGATATTTTCGGCAGGGAAAACTACTACATCGAATTGCAGAACCACTTTCTGCCCGCCGACAAAAAGGTTATCCCCGGTCTTGTGAAGCTCGCGCGCGAGTTCGGCTTGAAGATGGTAGCCACAAACGACAGCCACTACGTCTACAAAAAGGACGCCGACGCGCACGACGCAATGCTGTGCATAAACACGGGCTCGCTCGTGTCGGACGCCGACCGCATGCGCTACCCAAACAACGAGTTCTACATCAAGACCCGCGAGGAGATGGAGGCAATCTTCCCCGAACTCCACGAGGCTCTCGACAACACCGTCGAGCTTGCCGAGGGCGTCGATATTAAAATCCCGATGGGCGAGAACCACTACCCCAAGTACGAGCAGCCCGTCGACATTGTCTACGACCGCGACGAAACCAACTTCAACCGCATTCTCGACCTCTACGTCGTGAAGAAAAACGAGGTTCTGCGGCAGAACGGCAAGCCCGACGATTTCTCGCTTTCGCCCGAACGCAGGAAGGAGCTGATGAAAAACGGTCTCCTGCTTTTCGACCTTTCCAAAAAGGGCATGATGAAACGATACGGCGTAGACTACGACCACCCCGAAGCCTACGTTCCCAAGCCCAACGAGCGTCCCGACCGCGCCCAGTTCCTGCGCGACAAGCTCGACTACGAGCTTTCGATTATCGTTGGCGCGGGCTTTGTAGACTACTTCCTAATCGTGTACGACTTCATCAACTGGGCGCGAAGCCACGGCATCCCCGTAGGCCCCGGGCGCGGTAGCGGCGCGGGCTGCATGATTGCGTACCTCATCAAAATCACCGACATCGAGCCTATCCGCTTCAACCTGCTTTTCGAGCGTATGCTTTCGCTCGAACGCGTGTCGCCGCCCGACTTCGACGTAGACTTCTGCGAACGCCGCCGCGGCGACGTCATCGAATACGTCCGCCGCAAGTACGGCGTGGACAGGGTGTCGAACATCGTGACATACGGCAAGCTCGGCGCAAAGGCGGTCGTGCGCGACTTGGCGCGCGTCAACGGCATTCCCTTCGACCGCGCAAACGCCATCGCGAAAATGGTTCCCGACGAGCTGAAAATGACGCTCAAAAAAGCTCTGGAAATGTCGGCGGAACTCCGCAACGAGGTCGAGCACGACCCCGAAGTGCGCCACATCTTCGAACAGGGCGAAGTCTTGGAGGGCATGATTCGCCAGCTCGGCAAGCACGCCTGCGGCATCATCATCGGCGACCAGAAACTCGACAACGTGGTGCCCATGATGACGCAGGAAAAAACGCTCACGACGCAGTTCGCAAAAACCCCCGTCGAAGAGCTGGGGCTGCTCAAAGCCGACTTCCTCGGACTCAAAACCCTCACCGTAATCTCCGACGCCCAGGACAACGTGCGCCGCACGCGCCACAACAATTTCGACATCGAGGAAATCATACTCGAAGACCCCGCCACATACAAACTGCTCAACAGCGGCATTACCGTCGGCGTCTTCCAGCTTGAAAGCGAGGGCATGCAGAATCTCTGCCGCAGAATCGGGCTTAGTGTGTTCGAGGAAATCATCGCGCTCATCGCGCTCTACCGCCCCGGCCCGATGCAGTTCATCGACCAGTTCATCGAGGCTAAAAAAAACCCATCAAAAATGCACGTTCCGCACCCGCTCCTCAAAGACTTGGTGCAGGAAACCTACGGCGTGCTCGTCTATCAGGAGCAGGTCATGATGGCGGCGCGAATCATCGCGGGCTACACGCTCGGCGAGGCCGACATTCTCCGCCGCGCCATGGGCAAAAAGAAGCCCGAAGTCATGGCGCAGCAAAAGGCGATTTTCATTTCAAAGGCGGAAAAATTCAACAACATGCCCGCCAAGGAGGCGGAGGACATCTTCGCCGTGCTCGAAAAATTCGCGCAGTACGGCTTCAACAAATCGCACTCGGCGGCGTACGCAATGCTCAGCTACCGCACGGCGTACTTGAAGGCTAACTACCCCGTGGAATTCATGGCGGCCCTGCTTTCGAGCGAACTCGGCAACATGGACAAGGTGTCGAAGTTCATAGAGTCGGCGGAGGCTATAAACATCAGGGTTCTCGGCCCCGACATCAACATTTCGCGCGAAAATTTCACGCCAATTATCGACCCGAACTGGAAGCCCGACCTCGACGGGCAGATGTTCGAAAAATCGGCCGGTTCAATCCGCTTCGGACTCGCCGCAATCAAGGGAATAGGCGGCGTCGCGGCGGAGGCGATTGTGAGGGAGCGCGACGCAAACGGGCCTTTCAAGGACGCCTTCGACTTCGTTTCGCGCATAGGCTCGAAATCGCTCAACAAGCGCGTGTTCGAAAACCTCATAAAGACGGGCGCGTTCGACTCTTTCGAAATCGACCGCGGGCACCTGCTCAACTCGGTAGAGGCAATCATGATGCAGTCGGCGGAGGCGGAGGAGGACGCAAAAACGGGACAGACAAACCTCTTCGACATGCTCGATATGGGCGGCGGAAAATCGATGTCCGACAACGTGATAGACACCTCGAAACCGACAATGCCGCTCGCCGAAAAACTCTTCGCCGAAAAGGAGCTTCTTAGCTTCTACGTTTCGGGACACCCAATGAACGAGTACGCGGGCTTCGACGACGCCCTCGACGAAATTCCCGCAAGCGACGCCGTCAAACGCATCAAACGCCTGCCGTTCCGCGCGTGTGGCGTGGTGTCGAACGTCGTGAAAAAGCTCACAAAAAAGGACAACAAACCGTGGTGCTACTTCACGCTGTCGGGCAGGGACAACTCGAAAGTCTGGCAGATTAACCTCTTCCCCGACGCCTTCTCCGAATATTTCTCGCGCGTGCGCGACGGCGACTGCGTTTGCGTCATCGGCGAATGCCAAAGCAAGGACGGCTCGGAACTGCGCTTCAACGGCGAAACCGTCATGTCGATGCCCTCCGCAATCTCGGCGTATTGCGAAAATATCGAATGGCTGCTCGACCCCGACTCCCGCGCAGAACGCTTCGTGAAAATTCTCGCGCACGGCGTCTACGAAGACGCAAAGGGCGACGCAATCGAACACAAAATTAAAATCAGGGTGGGCGACGCCGACTACGTCGAAATGAGCTCCGAACGCATAATGCGCACTGCGTTCTGCCCGCCGCTGTTCAAGACGCTCGCCGCAGAACCGTCGGTCGTGAAAAAACATTTTTCCGCAAAGCCCGTGCCCGTAAGGGAACGCAAATGGGGCGGCAACGGATTCAAAAACGGACAGCGCGGAGGTTCCCGCAACTAA
- a CDS encoding small basic protein: MSQHNSFKSGGSASSKKRSVLKRFERIDLLRKRGQIKEVTRVTGLPKTKPAE, translated from the coding sequence ATGTCACAACACAACAGCTTCAAAAGCGGCGGCTCCGCATCTTCCAAAAAACGCAGCGTTCTCAAACGCTTCGAACGCATTGACCTGCTCCGCAAACGCGGCCAGATTAAGGAAGTAACCCGCGTAACGGGTCTCCCCAAAACAAAGCCCGCCGAATAA